The genomic region CGAGTTGCTCGGTGTGGCCAGCCACCGCGACGCCGCCTCGCTCGGCCCGGAGGGCTACCCGATCGACTGGCACGGCGTCCGCGCCTTCTACCGCGTGGTCGTCGACCAGCCCAACCCGCTGACCATCGCCGACGTGGGCGGCTCCACCTGCGAGGCTCGCTGGTTCGGCCGCGACGAGCTGGGTGCCCTCCCCACCGACCGCCTCACCGAGGTGACAGCAGAAGCGGTGCAAGCAGCCCGCCTGACCTGACCGCCTGCGCCCCGCCCCTGCCCTGCGCCCCGCCCTGCCCCCGCCCTGCGCCGTTGATCATGAGGTTGACGGGGTGATATGTCTGTCCCGGCCCCGCTAACCTCATGATCGATGACATTGGCGGGTGGGCGGGAAGCGCGTGGGCGGGGGAGCGGGCAGGTGCGGGAGTGGCGACAGGTCGGGGCGTACGGAGTGCTGCGGGACGAGCGCGGGCGGGTGTTGCTGGCGCGCGGGTCGGAGAACTCCCCGTGTCCGGGGGTGTGGCAGTTTCCCGGGGGCGGGGTCGAGCACGCTGAGCACCCGGCCCGGGCTGTCGAGCGCGAGTTCGCTGTGGGGACCGGGCTGACCGTCGCGGTGGGCGCGATCCGCGCGGCCGTCGCCGATGTGGCCAGCTTCCCCGCCGCCGATGTCAGGGCGCACACCGACCGGCTGGTCTTCGAGGTCGAGGCGACGGGTGGTGACCTTCGGTCCGAGCCCGCCGGTGGCAGCGACGAGTTGGGTTGGTTCAGTCCCGATGAGGCGGCGGCCCTACCGCTGATGCCGTTCACCGCCGAGATGCTCGGGCTGCCGGTGTCACCTCTGCCCGCCGGTCTTCCCCGGGTGCCGCCGCCCGATCCGGCCCCGAACGCCGACCGCCGCCTCCGCTTCGGGGCGTACGGGCTTGTCACCGATCCGGCCGGGCGAATCCTGCTCACCCAGATCGCCCCCGGTTACCCGGGGGCCGGCAAGTGGCACCTGCCGGGTGGCGGCACCGATCACGGCGAGCAGCCGACCACAGGGCTGCTCCGTGAGTTGGTCGAGGAGTGCGGTCAGCTGGGTCGGGTGGTGGAACTGCTCGGGGTGGACAACCTGCACAATCCCGCCGCGCTCGGCCCGGAAGGCCGTCCACTGGACTGGCACGGCGTTCGGGTGATCTATCGGGTGCTCGTGGACGTACCTACCGACGCGGTGGTGACGGAATCCGCTGGCGGCTCGACTGCCAGGGCCGGCTGGTTCACCCGGGCCGAGATCTCCGGCCTGTCGTTGACCGGGGTTGCGGCGATGGCAATCGGACAGCTGGGTCGATAGCCCTCCGCTCGGCGAGCCGAGATGGTGACCCTCCGGTACAGTCAGAGGTGGGAATGATGGAGGAAACGGGCGATGAGGCCCAGGATGGGAATAAGACAGCGATTCGTGCGGTTTAAGCCTACAAGTACCGCCGGCAGCTATCGCCAAGCCACATTCCCCTATGCGATGGTGTACTCCGCAGAACGGCTGCCGGGCCCACGCAAGGTCCGGCACTAGATGACCGGACACCCGCCCTCACGGCGGTAAGCCGATCCGGTGATGGAGGAAACGTGCCGAGAGCCCCATGGCGCCGGCGTCGTACGACTGACAGTCCGCGCCCCGCTGGGCGTCGCTGGGCGGGCCGGTTGCGCCGCAGCAGCACGTTCGCCCGCCAGGTGCTTCTGGTTCGCGTGGGCCGCCGCGACGGCGACCTGCGACCCACCGACCTCGCGCTGCCCGAGCACCGGTACGCCGAGCGGCAGCGTCGCCGCTACGGCCTGGACCGGCTCAACCGGCAGTCGTTTGCCGCCAGCCGGGCGGAGATCGAGGCGGTGACGCCGGTCAGCCCGGCACTGCCGCCCACCGCGTACGCCGACGAGGCGTCGTCCGGCACGATCCCGCTGCTGCCCGGCGAGCGCACTGTCGCCCGCCGGATGAAGTTCGCCCTGGTCAACGCCTGCACGCTGGCCAGCCTGATGCTCGGCATGCTGGCGATCTTCCTGGCCATGCAGGGTGAGGTGCAGATTGCCGCGCTCTGCCTGATCGCCTGCGTCGCCTTCGACGGTCTCGACGGCGCTCTGGCTCGCCGGCTCGGCGTGGCCAGCCCGTTCGGCGCCCAGATGGACTCGCTCGCCGACATGTGCTCGTTCGGCCTCGCGGCACCCGTTGTGGTCTACGCGTCGCTCGCCGGCTCCGCTCCGACGGCTGCGGCCGCGGTGGCCTGCGCACTGGTCGCAGCCTGTGCCGCGATCCGGCTGGCCCGCTTCAACGTCTCGCCGAAGGACGGCCGGTTCTTCTCCGGCG from Micromonospora profundi harbors:
- a CDS encoding NUDIX hydrolase: MTLAGGREARGRGSGQVREWRQVGAYGVLRDERGRVLLARGSENSPCPGVWQFPGGGVEHAEHPARAVEREFAVGTGLTVAVGAIRAAVADVASFPAADVRAHTDRLVFEVEATGGDLRSEPAGGSDELGWFSPDEAAALPLMPFTAEMLGLPVSPLPAGLPRVPPPDPAPNADRRLRFGAYGLVTDPAGRILLTQIAPGYPGAGKWHLPGGGTDHGEQPTTGLLRELVEECGQLGRVVELLGVDNLHNPAALGPEGRPLDWHGVRVIYRVLVDVPTDAVVTESAGGSTARAGWFTRAEISGLSLTGVAAMAIGQLGR
- a CDS encoding CDP-alcohol phosphatidyltransferase family protein, yielding MRRSSTFARQVLLVRVGRRDGDLRPTDLALPEHRYAERQRRRYGLDRLNRQSFAASRAEIEAVTPVSPALPPTAYADEASSGTIPLLPGERTVARRMKFALVNACTLASLMLGMLAIFLAMQGEVQIAALCLIACVAFDGLDGALARRLGVASPFGAQMDSLADMCSFGLAAPVVVYASLAGSAPTAAAAVACALVAACAAIRLARFNVSPKDGRFFSGVPTTMAAAVLAVTVAIGVPVSGPVLVAGVALLAFAMVSSFPYAKLARLMKLPPWLWLAPVVGALVDVQLTFVLIVVGYLVSGPVLWLRQRRTA